One window of the Phaseolus vulgaris cultivar G19833 unplaced genomic scaffold, P. vulgaris v2.0 scaffold_357, whole genome shotgun sequence genome contains the following:
- the LOC137817622 gene encoding uncharacterized protein: MSWMGDSLGSGPIIDELEHSGVRVVGKGDVACPYHVAGGPNKIVVEHVTSPNIVGRVSLGNEKLDGRGADQRRMHRCLGIGDTIKRNYLRKLISKEQTDMMCLQETRCSDFSKEKVGNEVHVTIVNVYCSGSLREKKEVWKEINSFRLNQLSKAWCILGDFNSIIRKKERKSLISVSNYSREIKGFNDFIEKSELVDIPLVGRKFTWHKPNEMVKSRIDKVLVSKEWLETWPHCQQFVLNRSISDHCVVILKEVFVNWGSKPFRSLDVWQRDSRFKELVSLRWSTYEVLGGGIYIFKEILKKLKADLKGKESVAWGFFNGRWCKDKDVIKDKVRDFFEVWFARNEACQVRPDNVRFSSLSKTDNELLIGDFSEEEIRATVWSCDSSKSPGPDGFNFGFLKFCCDVIKKDVVLVVKDFTVIGKVIDVRQSAFLEGRGLLDNVLVANEKGWSGVSRMAEEKNLIDSLEVGRAKVKGILQCFELSFGLRVNFLKSRIGRTGLDQISLQRFAVILNYDVMVSPFVYLGLPVGGRHKRGAFWNGVIEKVQARLSRWK; the protein is encoded by the exons ATGAGTTGGATGGGAGATTCACTAGGGTCGGGTCCAATTATTGACGAGCTGGAACATTCTGGTGTAAGGGTGGTAGGTAAAGGTGATGTTGCATGTCCATACCATGTTGCAGGTGGTCCTAACAAAATCGTGGTGGAGCATGTTACATCTCCTAACATTGTTGGCAGAGTGTCTCTAGGGAACGAGAAGCTAGACGGAAGGGGTGCTGACCAGAGGAGGATGCACCGGTGTCT AGGGATAGGAGACACCATAAAAAGAAATTACTTAAGAAAGCTGATTAGTAAGGAACAAACGGATATGATGTGCTTACAAGAGACAAGGTGCTCTGATTTTAGCAAGGAGAAG GTTGGTAATGAGGTACATGTAACAATAGTGAATGTATATTGCTCTGGCTCTTTACGGGAAAAGAAAGAGGTGTGGAAAGAGATTAACAGTTTCAGGTTGAATCAACTGTCAAAGGCATGGTGTATTCTTGGagattttaattctattatacGAAAAAAGGAGAGGAAGAGTTTGATTTCGGTGTCAAACTATTCTAGAGAAATAAAAGgctttaatgattttattgaaaaatcagAATTGGTTGATATCCCGTTGGTAGGCAGGAAGTTTACTTGGCATAAGCCCAATGAAATGGTGAAGAGCAGAATTGACAAGGTTCTAGTTTCAAAGGAGTGGTTGGAAACTTGGCCACATTGCCAACAGTTCGTATTAAACAGATCAATCTCCGACCATTGTGTAGTTATACTTAAAGAGGTGTTCGTCAACTGGGGCTCGAAACCTTTTAGGAGTTTAGATGTTTGGCAAAGAGATAGCAGATTTAAAGAGTTAGTGAGTTTGAGATGGTCCACCTATGAGGTTTTAGGAGGTGGGATATACATTTTCAAAGAAATATTGAAAAAGCTAAAAGCAGATTTAAAA GGTAAGGAATCAGTTGCATGGGGTTTTTTTAACGGTAGGTGGTGCAAGGATAAGGATGTGATCAAGGACAAGGTTCGAGATTTCTTTGAAGTCTGGTTTGCTAGGAACGAAGCTTGTCAGGTTAGACCGGACAATGTTAGGTTTAGTTCCCTTTCGAAAACTGACAATGAATTGTTGATTGGTGATTTTTCTGAAGAAGAGATTAGGGCAACAGTTTGGAGTTGTGACAGTTCAAAGAGtcctggtcctgatggttttaattttggttttttaaaattttgttgcgATGTCATTAAAAAGGATGTGGTGTTGGTGGTGAAGGATTTTACG GTGATCGGTAAAGTTATTGACGTTAGACAATCGGCTTTCCTTGAAGGAAGGGGTTTGTTGGACAATGTGTTAGTAGCTAATGAG AAGGGTTGGTCGGGTGTGTCGAGGATGGCAGAAGAGAAGAATTTGATAGACAGTTTGGAGGTTGGAAGGGCTAAAGTGAAG GGGATTTTGCAATGCTTCGAGCTTTCTTTTGGGCTTAGGGTGAATTTTTTGAAAAGTAGAATTGGCAGGACGGGGTTGGATCAAATTTCGCTTCAGCGTTTTGCAGTTATCCTTAACTACGACGTGATGGTTTCTCCTTTCGTTTACTTGGGGTTGCCAGTAGGAGGGCGTCATAAGCGTGGTGCCTTTTGGAATGGGGTGATAGAGAAAGTTCAGGCTAGGCTAAGTAGGTGGAAAG